The Orcinus orca chromosome 16, mOrcOrc1.1, whole genome shotgun sequence genome includes a window with the following:
- the TBL3 gene encoding transducin beta-like protein 3 isoform X1: protein MAEAAAGVGRFKSNYAVERKIEPFYKGGKVQLDQTGQHLFCVCGTRVNILDVASGTMLQSLEQEDQEDITAFDLSPDDKVLVTASRALLLAQWAWQEGSITRLWKAIHTAPVATMAFDPTSTLLATGGCDGAVRVWDVVQHYGTHHFRGSPGVIHLVAFHPDPARLLLFSSAADTSIRVWSLQDRSCLAMLTAHYSAVTSLTFSADGHTMLSSGRDKICIVWDLQSLQATRTVPVFESVEAAVLLPEEPAPELGVKSAGLHFLTAGDQGTLRVWEAASGQCVHAQRQLPGPGRELTHCTLARAAGLLLSVTADHNLLLYEARSLQLQKQFAGYSEEVLDVRFLGPKDSHVVVASNSPCLKVFELQTSACQILHGHTDIVLALDVFRKGWLFVSCAKDQSICVWRMNKAGEVACVAQGSGHTHSVGTICCSRLKETFLVTGSQDCTVKLWPLPEALPSKSTGPDGGPVLLQAQATQHCHDKDINSVAIAPNDKLLATGSQDRTAKLWALPQCQLLGVFSGHRRGLWCVQFSPMDQVLATASADGTVKLWALQDFSCLKTFEGHDASVLKVAFVSRGTQLLSSGSDGLVKLWTIKNNECVRTLDAHEDKVWGLHCSRLDDHALTGASDSCVILWKDVTEAEQAEEQAKREEQMVKQQELDNLLHEKRYLRALGLAISLDRPHTVLTVIQAIQRDPEACEKLEATVLQLRRDQKEALLRFCVTWNTNSRHCHEAQAVLAVLLQHEAPEELLAYDGVQASLEALLPYTERHFQRLSRMLQAATFLDFLWHNMKLPTLPAAPVAL, encoded by the exons atGGCGGAGGCGGCAGCCGGAGTGGGCCGCTTCAAGTCCAA CTATGCTGTCGAGCGCAAGATCGAGCCTTTCTACAAGGGCGGGAAGGTGCAG CTGGATCAGACTGGGCAGCACCTCTTCTGTGTCTGTGGCACCAGAGTCAACATCCTGGATGTGGCCTCGGGGACTATGCTGCAGAGCCTGGAGCAG GAGGACCAGGAGGACATCACTGCCTTTGATCTCAGCCCCGATGACAAG GTGCTGGTGACAGCCAGCCGGGCACTGCTGCTGGCTCAGTGGGCCTGGCAAGAGGGCAGCATCACCCGCCTGTGGAAGGCAATACACACAGCCCCTGTGGCCACCATGGCCTTTGACCCCACCTCCACGCTGTTAGCCACAG GCGGCTGTGATGGGGCTGTGCGTGTCTGGGATGTCGTGCAGCACTATGGGACACACCACTTTCGGGGCTCACCGGGTGTCATACA TTTGGTGGCCTTCCACCCGGACCCCGCACGCCTGCTCCTATTCTCCTCAGCCGCAGACACCAGCATCCGCGTGTGGTCGCTGCAGGACCGGTCGTGCCTGGCCATGCTGACTGCCCACTACAGCGCTGTCACTTCTCTGACTTTCAGTGCCGATGGTCACACCATGCTCAG CTCAGGCCGTGACAAGATCTGCATTGTTTGGGACCTGCAGAGCCTCCAGGCCACAAGGACCGTGCCGGTGTTTGAG AGTGTGGAGGCTGCAGTTCTGTTGCCAGAGGAGCCGGCGCCGGAGCTGGGTGTGAAGTCTGCGGGCCTGCACTTCCTGACAGCTGGCGACCAAG GCACACTGCGCGTGTGGGAGGCGGCCTCTGGGCAGTGTGTCCATGCACAACGGCAGCTGCCAGGTCCCGGGCGGGAGCTGACCCACTGCACCCTGGCCCGAGCCGCTGGCCTGCTCCTCAGCGTCACTGCTGACCACAACCTGCTTCTCTATGAGGCCCGCTCCCTGCAGCTGCAGAAACAG TTTGCCGGCTACAGTGAGGAGGTGTTGGACGTCCGGTTCCTCGGGCCCAAGGACTCCCACGTTGTGGTGGCCTCTAACAGCCCCTGCCTGAAAGTGTTTGAGCTGCAGACGTCCGCCTGCCAGATTCTCCACGGCCACACAG ATATTGTCCTGGCCCTAGATGTGTTCCGGAAGGGGTGGCTCTTCGTTAGCTGTGCCAAG GATCAGAGCATCTGCGTCTGGAGGATGAACAAGGCAGGCGAGGTGGCCTGTGTGGCTCAGggctctggacacacacacaGCGTGGGCACCATTTGTTGCTCAAG GCTGAAGGAGACCTTCCTGGTGACGGGCAGCCAGGACTGCACTGTGAAGCTGTGGCCCCTCCCTGAAGCCCTGCCATCCAAGAGCACAGGCCCCGATGGTGGACCTGTCCTCCTACAGGCCCAGGCCACGCAGCACTGCCACGACAAG GACATCAACAGTGTGGCCATCGCCCCCAACGACAAGCTGCTGGCCACGGGGTCACAGGACCGCACGGCCAAACTCTGGGCCCTGCCACAGTGCCAGTTGCTGGGCGTCTTCTCGGGCCACCGGCGTGGCCTCTGGTGTGTCCAATTCTCGCCCATGGACCAGGTGTTGGCTACGGCCTCGGCCGATGGCACTGTCAAGCTCTGGGCACTGCAGGATTTCAGCTGCCTCAAG ACGTTCGAGGGACATGATGCTTCTGTGCTGAAGGTGGCATTTGTGAGCCGCGGCACACAGCTGCTGTCCAG CGGCTCTGATGGGCTTGTGAAGCTTTGGACCATCAAGAACAATGAGTGTGTGAGGACGCTGGACGCCCACGAGGACAAGGTCTGGGGTCTGCACTGCAGCCGGCTGGATGACCATGCCCTCACCGGCGCCAGCGACTCTTGCGTCATTCTCTGGAAG GATGTGACCGAGGCGGAGCAGGCAGAGGAGCAGGCCAAGAGAGAGGAGCAGATGGTCAA gCAACAAGAACTGGACAACCTGCTCCACGAGAAGCGGTACCTGCGGGCGCTGGGCCTGGCCATCTCTCTAGACCGGCCCCACACTGTGCTGACTGTCATCCAGG CTATCCAAAGGGACCCCGAGGCTTGCGAGAAGCTGGAAGCCACGGTGCTCCAACTGCGGCGAGACCAGAAAG AGGCCTTGCTGCGCTTCTGTGTCACGTGGAACACCAACTCACGGCACTGCCACGAAGCCCAGGCCGTGCTGGCCGTGCTCCTGCAGCATGAAGCCCCGGAAGAGCTGCTGGCCTACGACGGTGTGCAGGCCTCACTTGAGGCCCTGCTGCCCTACACTG AGCGGCACTTTCAACGGCTCAGCCGGATGCTGCAGGCAGCCACCTTCCTGGACTTCCTATGGCACAACATGAAGCTGCCCACCCTCCCCGCGGCCCCCGTGGCCCTCTGA
- the TBL3 gene encoding transducin beta-like protein 3 isoform X2 yields MAEAAAGVGRFKSNYAVERKIEPFYKGGKVQLDQTGQHLFCVCGTRVNILDVASGTMLQSLEQEDQEDITAFDLSPDDKVLVTASRALLLAQWAWQEGSITRLWKAIHTAPVATMAFDPTSTLLATGGCDGAVRVWDVVQHYGTHHFRGSPGVIHLVAFHPDPARLLLFSSAADTSIRVWSLQDRSCLAMLTAHYSAVTSLTFSADGHTMLSSGRDKICIVWDLQSLQATRTVPVFESVEAAVLLPEEPAPELGVKSAGLHFLTAGDQGTLRVWEAASGQCVHAQRQLPGPGRELTHCTLARAAGLLLSVTADHNLLLYEARSLQLQKQFAGYSEEVLDVRFLGPKDSHVVVASNSPCLKVFELQTSACQILHGHTDIVLALDVFRKGWLFVSCAKDQSICVWRMNKAGEVACVAQGSGHTHSVGTICCSRLKETFLVTGSQDCTVKLWPLPEALPSKSTGPDGGPVLLQAQATQHCHDKDINSVAIAPNDKLLATGSQDRTAKLWALPQCQLLGVFSGHRRGLWCVQFSPMDQVLATASADGTVKLWALQDFSCLKTFEGHDASVLKVAFVSRGTQLLSSGSDGLVKLWTIKNNECVRTLDAHEDKVWGLHCSRLDDHALTGASDSCVILWKDVTEAEQAEEQAKREEQMVNLGKPRLGAATQLTPSGCSGPGCRLLSQPRWLCLQP; encoded by the exons atGGCGGAGGCGGCAGCCGGAGTGGGCCGCTTCAAGTCCAA CTATGCTGTCGAGCGCAAGATCGAGCCTTTCTACAAGGGCGGGAAGGTGCAG CTGGATCAGACTGGGCAGCACCTCTTCTGTGTCTGTGGCACCAGAGTCAACATCCTGGATGTGGCCTCGGGGACTATGCTGCAGAGCCTGGAGCAG GAGGACCAGGAGGACATCACTGCCTTTGATCTCAGCCCCGATGACAAG GTGCTGGTGACAGCCAGCCGGGCACTGCTGCTGGCTCAGTGGGCCTGGCAAGAGGGCAGCATCACCCGCCTGTGGAAGGCAATACACACAGCCCCTGTGGCCACCATGGCCTTTGACCCCACCTCCACGCTGTTAGCCACAG GCGGCTGTGATGGGGCTGTGCGTGTCTGGGATGTCGTGCAGCACTATGGGACACACCACTTTCGGGGCTCACCGGGTGTCATACA TTTGGTGGCCTTCCACCCGGACCCCGCACGCCTGCTCCTATTCTCCTCAGCCGCAGACACCAGCATCCGCGTGTGGTCGCTGCAGGACCGGTCGTGCCTGGCCATGCTGACTGCCCACTACAGCGCTGTCACTTCTCTGACTTTCAGTGCCGATGGTCACACCATGCTCAG CTCAGGCCGTGACAAGATCTGCATTGTTTGGGACCTGCAGAGCCTCCAGGCCACAAGGACCGTGCCGGTGTTTGAG AGTGTGGAGGCTGCAGTTCTGTTGCCAGAGGAGCCGGCGCCGGAGCTGGGTGTGAAGTCTGCGGGCCTGCACTTCCTGACAGCTGGCGACCAAG GCACACTGCGCGTGTGGGAGGCGGCCTCTGGGCAGTGTGTCCATGCACAACGGCAGCTGCCAGGTCCCGGGCGGGAGCTGACCCACTGCACCCTGGCCCGAGCCGCTGGCCTGCTCCTCAGCGTCACTGCTGACCACAACCTGCTTCTCTATGAGGCCCGCTCCCTGCAGCTGCAGAAACAG TTTGCCGGCTACAGTGAGGAGGTGTTGGACGTCCGGTTCCTCGGGCCCAAGGACTCCCACGTTGTGGTGGCCTCTAACAGCCCCTGCCTGAAAGTGTTTGAGCTGCAGACGTCCGCCTGCCAGATTCTCCACGGCCACACAG ATATTGTCCTGGCCCTAGATGTGTTCCGGAAGGGGTGGCTCTTCGTTAGCTGTGCCAAG GATCAGAGCATCTGCGTCTGGAGGATGAACAAGGCAGGCGAGGTGGCCTGTGTGGCTCAGggctctggacacacacacaGCGTGGGCACCATTTGTTGCTCAAG GCTGAAGGAGACCTTCCTGGTGACGGGCAGCCAGGACTGCACTGTGAAGCTGTGGCCCCTCCCTGAAGCCCTGCCATCCAAGAGCACAGGCCCCGATGGTGGACCTGTCCTCCTACAGGCCCAGGCCACGCAGCACTGCCACGACAAG GACATCAACAGTGTGGCCATCGCCCCCAACGACAAGCTGCTGGCCACGGGGTCACAGGACCGCACGGCCAAACTCTGGGCCCTGCCACAGTGCCAGTTGCTGGGCGTCTTCTCGGGCCACCGGCGTGGCCTCTGGTGTGTCCAATTCTCGCCCATGGACCAGGTGTTGGCTACGGCCTCGGCCGATGGCACTGTCAAGCTCTGGGCACTGCAGGATTTCAGCTGCCTCAAG ACGTTCGAGGGACATGATGCTTCTGTGCTGAAGGTGGCATTTGTGAGCCGCGGCACACAGCTGCTGTCCAG CGGCTCTGATGGGCTTGTGAAGCTTTGGACCATCAAGAACAATGAGTGTGTGAGGACGCTGGACGCCCACGAGGACAAGGTCTGGGGTCTGCACTGCAGCCGGCTGGATGACCATGCCCTCACCGGCGCCAGCGACTCTTGCGTCATTCTCTGGAAG GATGTGACCGAGGCGGAGCAGGCAGAGGAGCAGGCCAAGAGAGAGGAGCAGATGGTCAA cttggggaaaccaaggctcggAGCAGCAACACAGCTCACCCCCAGCGGGTGCTCAGGCCCGGGCTGCAGACTCCTCAGCCAGCCCCGATGGCTCTGCCTTCAGCCCTAG
- the NOXO1 gene encoding NADPH oxidase organizer 1 translates to MAGPRHPVSVSGAALVQTDRLQTFAFSVCWSDDSDTFARRSWEEFRRLHKTLKETFPVEAGLLRRSDRILPKLTDASLLVHWGRTGRGLARLQLLETYSRALLATGERVTHSPVLTGFFAPQPMDLEPVLPAGSLVILPAPQEPLPGPTGSPAIRSQEAQSLHCLQPFSTQDTWGQPFHARAQEALDVLLRHPSGWWLVANEDQQMAWFPAPYLEEVALGQGRDGEWSLGSSGYQFCASHSYESSQADELSVTTGARVRVLETSDCGWWLCRFQGRTGLLPAAILQPDGLGTLLSGPWLHLRVDGGEDREGEAQSSPKSPQATTLPPTVPARPSRSAIQSCCCTITCEALGQDPGCHGPP, encoded by the exons ATGGCAGGCCCCCGGCACCCGGTGTCTGTGAGCGGGGCAGCTCTGGTACAGACAGACAGGCTCCAG ACGTTCGCCTTTTCCGTGTGCTGGTCGGATGACAGCGACACCTTTGCACGAAGAAGCTGGGAGGAGTTCAGGAGACTCCAT AAAACCCTCAAGGAGACTTTTCCAGTGGAGGCGGGTCTGCTGCGGAGATCTGACCGCATTCTCCCCAAGCTTACAG ATGCATCGTTGTTGGTGCACTGGGGCCGCACTGGCAGAGGCCTGGCACGCCTGCAGCTGCTGGAGACCTACTCAAGGGCGCTGCTGGCGACAGGGGAGCGTGTGACCCACAGCCCGGTGCTCACTGGCTTCTTTGCACCACAACCCATGGACTTGGAGCCTGTGCTGCCAGCTGGCAG CCTGGTGATCCTGCCTGCCCCACAAGAGCCCCTGCCAGGCCCCACAGGCAGCCCTGCCATCCGCAGCCAGGAGGCTCAGAGCCTGCACTGTCTGCAGCCCTTCAGCACCCAGGACACATGGGGCCAGCCCTTCCATGCTCGGGCCCAGGAGGCCCTAGATGTGCTGCTGCGACACCcctcag GCTGGTGGCTGGTGGCGAATGAGGACCAGCAGATGGCATGGTTTCCTGCTCCCTACTTGGAAGAGGTGGCCCTGGGCCAGGGACGAGATGGGGAATGGTCCCTAGGGAGCAGTG GGTACCAGTTCTGTGCTTCCCATTCCTACGAGAGCAGCCAAGCCGATGAGCTGTCTGTGACCACAGGGGCACGCGTGCGTGTGCTGGAAACATCAGACTGTGGTTGGTGGCTGTGCAG gTTCCAAGGCCGTACTGGTCTTCTCCCAGCTGCAATACTGCAGCCTGACGGGCTGGGCACACTCCTCAGTGGACCATGGCTCCACCTCAGGGTAGATGGTGGTGAGGACAGGGAGGGCGAGGCCCAAAGCTCCCCCAAGTCCCCCCAGGCCACAACCCTGCCGCCTACCGTGCCTGCCCGACCATCTCGGAGTGCCATTCAGAGCTGCTGCTGCACCATCACCTGTGAGGCACTGGGGCAGGACCCAGGGTGTCACGGACCCCCTTGA